A portion of the Oncorhynchus nerka isolate Pitt River linkage group LG27, Oner_Uvic_2.0, whole genome shotgun sequence genome contains these proteins:
- the poc5 gene encoding centrosomal protein POC5 isoform X1, whose translation MSTGRFSGWWYSPKTYTYFRQMSSDEGDPSSPVLPGDSDQGSSVSSELQDEYEELLRYAVVTPKYEPQPAAQLQLLSASQLSADGRSSRGNDDARSHRSAGSVSEAEDGRRSSRGVRSARASPFMVEPRAHSHTFEGNEEMAGRSSVVSDAHSDRLPTPSESSRHGSPDPLVTVVTEMFVSEENLNKMENLLDTWSDKLKANVLMELRKWKLAFMEQHKLEVRKEREKHAACIAGLTAEMDSLKELLHTYETSNQRKDEVIVNLSQAVDRQRERLELMRTFTHWRLQHSEAREQAHSARLAEQHYRLQLKRKVWAGWHNLVEGSWKEKVEKACRARAEEVCVRLSAGYEDKMAEHVEALDAAQAEIQRLHSERERYEESMKKAFMRGVCALNMEALSMFHTGEGRAEHDLHDAPPPRDDPGTGSLAHLQQRSASSTRFSPVHFDPPVPPSQSDTEETVGSNVPASRVELFPSTTVVHSTLPPGGTASSHRQVSTRVITSGQQKASKTVTARITARADLRAPSSVRAPSNLQVMGVAPPMSSVIVERHHPVTQLTVGQATAAKFPRSSSQQGQGPYSSKSSSRTHSAYHVHSIKVVE comes from the exons ATGTCAACAGGCAGATTCTCAGGGTGGTGGTATTCACCAAAGACATATACCTACTTCAGACAG ATGTCCTCAGATGAAGGGGATCCGAGCAGTCCAGTTCTGCCAGGGGACTCAGATCAGGGCAGCTCGGTCTCCTCTGAGCTGCAG GATGAATATGAAGAACTTCTCCGCTACGCAGTGGTCACTCCTAAGTATGAACCGCAGCCCGCCGCTCAACTGCAGCTTCTAAGTGCCTCACAACTGTCTGCGGATGGACGGAGTTCCCGTGGAAATGATGACGCGAGGTCCCATCGCTCAGCAG gcTCAGTTTCTGAAGCTGAAGATGGGAGACGCTCTAGCAGGGGAGTGAGGTCAGCACGGGCCTCCCCTTTTATGGTGGAGCCCAGGGCACACTCACACACCTTTGAGG GTAATGAAGAGATGGCTGGCAGGTCATCTGTTGTCTCAGACGCTCACTCAGACAGACTGCCGACGCCGTCGGAGAGCTCCAGACACGGCAGTCCAGACCCCCTGGTCACCGTGGTGACAGAGATGTTTGTCTCTGAGGAGAACCTGAACAAGATGGAGAACCTCCTGGACACGTGGAGCGACAAGCTCAAG GCCAACGTGCTGATGGAGCTGAGGAAGTGGAAGCTGGCCTTCATGGAGCAGCACAAGCTggaggtgaggaaggagagggagaagcatGCTGCCTGTATAGCAGGCCTCACTGCAGAGATGGACAGCCTGAAGGAACTGCTCCACACCTACGAGACCTCCAACCAGAGGAAGGACGAG GTGATAGTGAACCTGAGCCAGGCtgtggacagacagagggagaggctggAGCTGATGAGGACCTTCACCCACTGGAGACTGCAGCACAGCGAAGCCAGGGAGCAG gcccACAGTGCCCGGCTGGCAGAGCAGCACTACCGTCTGCAGCTGAAGAGGAAGGTGTGGGCAGGCTGGCACAACCTGGTCGAGGGGAGCTGGAAGGAGAAGGTGGAGAAGGCGTGCCGCGCCCGGGCAGAGGAGGTCTGTGTGCGCCTATCAGCTGGCTATGAGGACAAGATGGCAGAG caCGTGGAAGCGCTGGATGCTGCCCAGGCTGAGATCCAGAGGCTGCACTCCGAGAGGGAGCGTTATGAGGAGTCCATGAAGAAGGCCTTTATGAGGGGCGTGTGTGCCCTCAACATGGAGGCTCTCAGCATGTTCCACACTGGGGAGGGACGAGCGGAGCACGACCTGCACG ATGCTCCGCCCCCTCGGGATGATCCTGGCACCGGCTCATTGGCCCATCTCCAGCAAAGGTCTGCCTCCTCCACTCGGTTCAGCCCGGTCCACTTTGACCCTCCTGTACCACCGTCCCAGagtgacacagaggagaca GTGGGTTCCAATGTCCCAGCCTCCAGAGttgagctgttcccctccaccacAGTGGTCCACAGCACCCTACCACCAGGGGGCACTGCAAGCTCCCACAGACAG GTCAGTACACGGGTGATCACATCGGGTCAACAGAAAGCCTCCAAAACCGTGACCGCTCGCATCACGGCACGCGCCGATCTCCGCGCTCCCAGCTCTGTACGTGCTCCCAGCAACCTCCAGGTTATGGGTGTGGCTCCTCCCATGAGCTCTGTCATCGTGGAGCGCCATCACCCCGTCACACAG cTCACGGTGGGTCAGGCCACCGCAGCTAAGTTCCCCCGCTCCTCCTCTCAGCAGGGCCAGGGCCCCTACAGCAGCAAGAGTTCCTCCAGAACACACTCAGCCTACCACGTACACTCTATCAAAGTGgttgagtaa
- the poc5 gene encoding centrosomal protein POC5 isoform X2: MSSDEGDPSSPVLPGDSDQGSSVSSELQDEYEELLRYAVVTPKYEPQPAAQLQLLSASQLSADGRSSRGNDDARSHRSAGSVSEAEDGRRSSRGVRSARASPFMVEPRAHSHTFEGNEEMAGRSSVVSDAHSDRLPTPSESSRHGSPDPLVTVVTEMFVSEENLNKMENLLDTWSDKLKANVLMELRKWKLAFMEQHKLEVRKEREKHAACIAGLTAEMDSLKELLHTYETSNQRKDEVIVNLSQAVDRQRERLELMRTFTHWRLQHSEAREQAHSARLAEQHYRLQLKRKVWAGWHNLVEGSWKEKVEKACRARAEEVCVRLSAGYEDKMAEHVEALDAAQAEIQRLHSERERYEESMKKAFMRGVCALNMEALSMFHTGEGRAEHDLHDAPPPRDDPGTGSLAHLQQRSASSTRFSPVHFDPPVPPSQSDTEETVGSNVPASRVELFPSTTVVHSTLPPGGTASSHRQVSTRVITSGQQKASKTVTARITARADLRAPSSVRAPSNLQVMGVAPPMSSVIVERHHPVTQLTVGQATAAKFPRSSSQQGQGPYSSKSSSRTHSAYHVHSIKVVE, from the exons ATGTCCTCAGATGAAGGGGATCCGAGCAGTCCAGTTCTGCCAGGGGACTCAGATCAGGGCAGCTCGGTCTCCTCTGAGCTGCAG GATGAATATGAAGAACTTCTCCGCTACGCAGTGGTCACTCCTAAGTATGAACCGCAGCCCGCCGCTCAACTGCAGCTTCTAAGTGCCTCACAACTGTCTGCGGATGGACGGAGTTCCCGTGGAAATGATGACGCGAGGTCCCATCGCTCAGCAG gcTCAGTTTCTGAAGCTGAAGATGGGAGACGCTCTAGCAGGGGAGTGAGGTCAGCACGGGCCTCCCCTTTTATGGTGGAGCCCAGGGCACACTCACACACCTTTGAGG GTAATGAAGAGATGGCTGGCAGGTCATCTGTTGTCTCAGACGCTCACTCAGACAGACTGCCGACGCCGTCGGAGAGCTCCAGACACGGCAGTCCAGACCCCCTGGTCACCGTGGTGACAGAGATGTTTGTCTCTGAGGAGAACCTGAACAAGATGGAGAACCTCCTGGACACGTGGAGCGACAAGCTCAAG GCCAACGTGCTGATGGAGCTGAGGAAGTGGAAGCTGGCCTTCATGGAGCAGCACAAGCTggaggtgaggaaggagagggagaagcatGCTGCCTGTATAGCAGGCCTCACTGCAGAGATGGACAGCCTGAAGGAACTGCTCCACACCTACGAGACCTCCAACCAGAGGAAGGACGAG GTGATAGTGAACCTGAGCCAGGCtgtggacagacagagggagaggctggAGCTGATGAGGACCTTCACCCACTGGAGACTGCAGCACAGCGAAGCCAGGGAGCAG gcccACAGTGCCCGGCTGGCAGAGCAGCACTACCGTCTGCAGCTGAAGAGGAAGGTGTGGGCAGGCTGGCACAACCTGGTCGAGGGGAGCTGGAAGGAGAAGGTGGAGAAGGCGTGCCGCGCCCGGGCAGAGGAGGTCTGTGTGCGCCTATCAGCTGGCTATGAGGACAAGATGGCAGAG caCGTGGAAGCGCTGGATGCTGCCCAGGCTGAGATCCAGAGGCTGCACTCCGAGAGGGAGCGTTATGAGGAGTCCATGAAGAAGGCCTTTATGAGGGGCGTGTGTGCCCTCAACATGGAGGCTCTCAGCATGTTCCACACTGGGGAGGGACGAGCGGAGCACGACCTGCACG ATGCTCCGCCCCCTCGGGATGATCCTGGCACCGGCTCATTGGCCCATCTCCAGCAAAGGTCTGCCTCCTCCACTCGGTTCAGCCCGGTCCACTTTGACCCTCCTGTACCACCGTCCCAGagtgacacagaggagaca GTGGGTTCCAATGTCCCAGCCTCCAGAGttgagctgttcccctccaccacAGTGGTCCACAGCACCCTACCACCAGGGGGCACTGCAAGCTCCCACAGACAG GTCAGTACACGGGTGATCACATCGGGTCAACAGAAAGCCTCCAAAACCGTGACCGCTCGCATCACGGCACGCGCCGATCTCCGCGCTCCCAGCTCTGTACGTGCTCCCAGCAACCTCCAGGTTATGGGTGTGGCTCCTCCCATGAGCTCTGTCATCGTGGAGCGCCATCACCCCGTCACACAG cTCACGGTGGGTCAGGCCACCGCAGCTAAGTTCCCCCGCTCCTCCTCTCAGCAGGGCCAGGGCCCCTACAGCAGCAAGAGTTCCTCCAGAACACACTCAGCCTACCACGTACACTCTATCAAAGTGgttgagtaa